A window of Candidatus Polarisedimenticolia bacterium genomic DNA:
GATCAGGACGGGCGAGTCGAAGTTGGCGTGCAGCCAGTCGATCCGCTCCATCAGCTCGCGGATCGAGCTGACGACGGCGTTGAACTCGATGCCGATCGAGCCGTCCTCGCGCGCCGGCTTCACGATGACCGGGAAGGAGAGGTCTTCGTGCGCCCAGTCGAGCCGTCCGCGGTAAACCGTGGCGAAATAAGGGGTGCGGATGCCGTGGAAGGCGAAGATCTTCTTGGCCAGTGTCTTGTTCTGCGACAGGTGGATCCCGAAAGGTCCCGTGCCGGTGTACTTGAAGCCGCACAGGTCGAGATAGGCGGCCAGGTGGACATCCTTGGTG
This region includes:
- a CDS encoding D-alanine--D-alanine ligase; the protein is MAKLRVAILYDIWYEEEEETSEEAKPVRRKRKPDKEDRQEIHEALRESGHSPFYVTVDGTRESLANLTKTECDLVFNLTASWAGDDTKDVHLAAYLDLCGFKYTGTGPFGIHLSQNKTLAKKIFAFHGIRTPYFATVYRGRLDWAHEDLSFPVIVKPAREDGSIGIEFNAVVSSIRELMERIDWLHANFDSPVLI